One Vigna unguiculata cultivar IT97K-499-35 chromosome 7, ASM411807v1, whole genome shotgun sequence genomic region harbors:
- the LOC114192490 gene encoding B3 domain-containing transcription factor VRN1-like, producing MYGSELSRNLHTGSQIQIHLMASHLGQRSATLPIHFFKIILETNGERIKVPSKFTRKHGSCLSNPVSLSTPDSKKWIVYWTQEDGEVWFDKGWKEFAENYSLSYGYFVLFRFKGTSQIDVIILDKSSVELDYFSSGKGPVNTMNATQMGQEARPMPLMVPSQPRGKTQMWNVERDPNVQQVYADKGGPSHQGTNVQKKTKQQPDRMSPTQGGTCLNRPRSLKAQKVTKKFKSKHPYFTLLIEQSKLEENATKHVPKFLDCTRGQVDVMLQMENRVWWVKLICCREKYDLFSSGWPKFAKESNLEDGDVCVFELINTAIPQLQVHVFRS from the exons ATGTATGGGAGTGAATTATCGAGAAATTTGCATACAGGTTCTCAAATTCAGATTCATCTCATGGCTTCCCATCTTGGTCAGAGGAGTGCAACCCTTCCAATCcattttttcaagattattCTTGAAACTAATGGTGAAAGGATA AAAGTACCTAGTAAGTTTACAAGGAAACATGGGAGTTGTCTGTCAAATCCAGTGTCTCTTAGTACTCCAGATTCAAAGAAATGGATAGTATATTGGACACAAGAGGATGGTGAGGTTTGGTTCGATAAGGGTTGGAAAGAGTTTGCTGAAAAttattccttgagttatggatATTTTGTGCTGTTCAGATTCAAAGGAACTTCCCAGATTGATGTAATCATACTTGACAAAAGTTCTGTAGAATTAGATTATTTTTCTTCTGGGAAAGGACCAGTTAACACCATGAATGCAACTCAGATGGGGCAAGAGGCAAGACCAATGCCATTAATGGTCCCTTCTCAACCTCGTGGGAAAACCCAAATGTGGAATGTGGAAAGAGACCCCAATGTGCAACAAGTGTATGCAGATAAGGGTGGTCCTTCCCATCAAGGGACAAATGTTCAGAAAAAAACCAAGCAGCAACCGGATC GGATGAGTCCTACTCAAGGTGGAACATGTCTGAATAGGCCAAGGTCACTAAAAGCTCAGAAAGTAACCAAGAAATTTAAATCAAAGCATCCTTACTTCACGCTTTTGATAGAACAGTCTAAGTTGGAAGAAAATGCTACG AAACATGTGCCAAAGTTTTTGGATTGTACGAGGGGCCAGGTGGATGTGATGTTGCAGATGGAGAACAGGGTTTGGTGGGTGAAGTTAATCTGTTGTCGTGAAAAATATGATCTTTTCTCTTCTGGTTGGCCTAAGTTTGCAAAAGAGAGTAATTTGGAAGATGGTGACGTTTGTGTCTTTGAGTTGATTAATACTGCAATTCCGCAGCTTCAAGTTCATGTCTTCAGAAGCTAG
- the LOC114190593 gene encoding ribonuclease H2 subunit A, translated as MGSKILPQWATKPCAMGIDEAGRGPVLGPMVYGCLYCAQSYLKTLATLSFADSKTLKEEKREELFETLKTNDSIGWAVDVIDPRELSAKMLKKNKINLNEISHDSAMGLIDRVLKIGVLLTEVYIDTVGDPGKYEMKLSKHFPSIKFVVAKKADSLYPVVSGASIVAKVTRDRALREWVLDETAENMQRDFGSGYPGDPQTKTWLQDHKHHIFGFPTLVRFSWGTCNSYFKDIAQVLWESDNSDEDGGAGKNSNGKRQLKLSNVGFTSSKRGSEEIESSGKGRCRFFQARKLEHLTNF; from the exons ATGGGATCCAAAATTCTTCCGCAATGGGCAACCAAGCCCTGCGCCATGGGAATCGACGAAGCTGGAAGAGGCCCTGTTTTAG GACCTATGGTTTACGGTTGCCTGTACTGTGCTCAATCCTATCTGAAAACCCTAGCCACATTGAGTTTTGCAG ATTCTAAGACACTAAAGGAAGAGAAGAGGGAAGAATTGTTTGAAACTTTAAAGACTAATGATTCTATTGGATGGGCTGTTGATGTCATTGATCCCCGGGAACTCTCTGCTAAAATGCTTAAGAA GAATAAGATAAACTTGAATGAGATTTCACATGACTCTGCCATGGGCCTCATTGATAGGGTACTAAAAATTGGAGTGCTTCTAACTGAG GTGTATATAGACACAGTTGGAGATCCAGGGAAATATGAAATGAAGCTGTCAAAACATTTTCCATCCATCAAATTTGTGGTTGCAAAGAAGGCTGATAGCCTTTACCCCGTTGTCAGTGGTGCAAGTATAGTTGCAAAG GTCACAAGGGACCGTGCTTTAAGAGAATGGGTACTTGATGAGACTGCTGAAAACATGCAAAGGGACTTTGGCTCTGGATATCCTGGAG ATCCCCAAACCAAGACTTGGCTACAGGATCACAAACATCATATCTTTGGATTTCCAACATTGGTTCGATTTAGTTGGGGAACCTGCAACtcttattttaaagatattgcACAAGTGTTATG GGAGTCTGACAATTCGGATGAAGATGGCGGTGCTGGAAAAAATAGTAATGGCAAGCGACAATTGAAATTAAGCAATGTGGGTTTTACGTCATCCAAGAGGGGAAGTGAAGAAATAGAATCAAGTGGTAAAGGACGCTGTAGGTTTTTTCAGGCTCGTAAACTTGAGCACCTTACTAATTTCTAA
- the LOC114190070 gene encoding uncharacterized protein LOC114190070, with the protein MGFTVLRFSLLIFICFIVLTSSAYPLHSTFSSEIMQKRKLEDKVIDGSKIEGGGGHGGNSHGNGNSGSPDTRGGGAAVIPVYAAGAANKNNQHQTRHGAASCNLNKIKFSNIFMIVLIYPLILSFLLM; encoded by the exons ATGGGTTTCACAGTGTTAAGATTTTCTCTTCTCATCTTCATCTGCTTCATTGTTCTTACTTCTTCTGCATATCCTCTTCACAGCACCTTCTCTTCAG aaattatgcAGAAGAGGAAGTTGGAAGATAAGGTAATAGATGGAAGTAAGATAGAAGGAGGTGGTGGTCATGGTGGCAATTCACATGGAAATGGAAATTCAGGATCACCTGACACACGAGGAGGAGGTGCAGCAGTTATACCTGTTTATGCAGCAGGTGCTGCAAACAAAAATAACCAACATCAGACTCGTCATGGTGCTGCAAGCTGCAACcttaacaaaatcaaattttccaatatttttatgatagtCCTGATCTATCCTCTGATACTGTCGTTTTTGTTGATGTAG